The following are from one region of the Amia ocellicauda isolate fAmiCal2 chromosome 1, fAmiCal2.hap1, whole genome shotgun sequence genome:
- the odc1 gene encoding ornithine decarboxylase: MNSYSPAEFDLTFLDEGFSARDIVEQKINEVSTSDDKDAFYVADLGDILKKHLRWARALPRITPFYAVKCNDSKTVVRTLATLGAGFDCASKNEIQLVQSIGVAPERIIYANPCKQVSQIKYAAAHGVQKMTFDSEVELMKVARSHSNAKLVLRIATDDSKAVCRLSVKFGATLKSSRLLLERAKELGVDIIGVSFHVGSGCTDPETYSQAISDARCVFDMGEELGFNMTLLDIGGGFPGSEDVKLKFEEITAVINLALDKYFPVDSGVQVIAEPGRYYVASAYTLAVNIIAKKVVMKEQSASDDEDDGTNDRTLMYYVNDGVYGSFNCILYDHAHVLPMLHKKPKPDEKFYSCSIWGPTCDGLDRIVELCDMPELQVGDWMLFENMGAYTVAASSTFNGFQKPDIHYVMSRPAWQLMQQVREQGLTLPLGELCPSTLPSCCAWESGVELPASSCSTRVL; encoded by the exons ATGAACAGCTACAGCCCTGCCGAGTTCGACCTCACTTTCCTGGATGAGGGCTTCAGTGCCAGAGACATCGTGGAGCAGAAGATTAATGAGGTGTCCACATCG GATGACAAGGATGCCTTTTATGTGGCAGACCTGGGGGACATCTTGAAGAAGCACCTGCGCTGGGCCCGAGCCCTGCCACGCATCACCCCCTTCTACGCCGTCAAGTGCAATGACAGCAAGACCGTCGTCCGCACCCTCGCCACCCTGGGAGCCGGCTTCGACTGTGCCAGCAAG AATGAGATTCAGCTGGTGCAGAGCATTGGTGTCGCCCCAGAACGCATCATCTATGCCAACCCCTGCAAACAGGTGTCCCAGATCAAATATGCAGCGGCCCACGGTGTCCAGAAAATGACCTTTGACAGCGAAGTGGAACTGATGAAAGTGGCACGCAGCCATAGCAATGCAAA GCTCGTTCTCCGGATTGCAACCGATGACTCCAAAGCCGTGTGCCGTCTGAGTGTGAAGTTTGGAGCGACGCTGAAGTCTTCCCGGTTGCTGCTGGAGAGGGCGAAGGAGCTGGGGGTGGACATCATTGGTGTGAG CTTCCATGTTGGGAGTGGCTGCACTGACCCTGAGACGTACTCCCAGGCCATTTCTGATGCTCGCTGTGTCTTTGATATGGGG GAGGAACTCGGGTTCAACATGACACTCCTGGACATCGGTGGGGGGTTCCCCGGGTCAGAGGATGTGAAGCTGAAGTTTGAAGAG ATCACTGCTGTGATCAACCTTGCCCTGGACAAGTACTTCCCAGTGGACTCTGGCGTGCAGGTGATCGCAGAGCCGGGGCGCTACTATGTGGCGTCGGCCTACACCCTGGCGGTCAACATAATTGCTAAGAAGGTGGTGATGAAGGAACAGTCTGCCTCTGATG ATGAAGACGATGGCACAAACGACAGGACCCTGATGTATTACGTCAACGATGGAGTTTATGGCTCCTTCAACTGCATCCTTTATGACCATGCTCATGTCCTGCCCATGCTGCACAAG AAACCCAAGCCAGATGAGAAGTTCTACTCCTGCAGCATCTGGGGCCCGACCTGCGATGGCCTGGACCGCATTGTGGAGCTGTGTGACATGCCAGAGCTGCAGGTTGGGGACTGGATGCTGTTTGAGAACATGGGTGCCTACACTGTGGCAGCTTCTTCCACCTTCAATGGCTTCCAGAAACCAGACATCCACTATGTGATGTCCAGGCCTGCATG